The genomic DNA TCGCCTATGGAACCTATCCCAACCTACATTGTGACGGGTGCGACCCGCGGGATCGGCCGCGCTGTCGCTATTACGCTGGCAGCCCGGGGATTCAACGTTGTCGCCGTGGGCAGGTCGAAAGACTTGCTCGAATCGTTAGCCGAAACGTGTGGAAGCTTCATAACGACCGTCAATGCTGACCTCGCCACAAACGATGGCATCGAGAAACTTGCCGCAAGCGTTGCATCGAAATCCGACATCGATGGCATCGTCCATGCTGCAGGATCGCTGGTTCCGCTCGAACCGTTCGACAAAATTGACTCGAATGAGTTGGCTGAACATTTCCGTATCCACGTTGGCGTGCCGATTGCGATCTTCAAATCTTTAAAACGCAACCACGTTATCGAACGGATGTTGTTCATCGACAGTTATTCAGCATCGACCGCTCGTTTCGGGTGGGGCGCCTATTCAGTCGTCAAAGCTGCTGCGCAAATGTCGGCTCGCTGTGCCGCGCAGGAGTTGTCGGAAACTCGAACGATCAGGGCGTATCCCGGTGCCGTCAATACACAGATTGTTGAAGCCGTGCTTGCGTCCGATACCGAAACGGCAGCCACTTTTTCGAGCATGCTTGAAAGGGGGGAGTTCGCGGAACCTGAGGAAGTTGCCCGATTTCTTGTTGCTTTGCTCGTCGATGTGCCCGACGAGCTTCTTTGTTCTCGAGATGCGTTTGACTACAACAATTCGGCAGACCGCGCGGATGCGTATTCGCATCTCCGAGATTAGCTTTGGTACTCGTTCTTGTTTCGCTGCGGTGTTGATGATGTTGCAGTGTTGATGGCGTCGCGGTGTTGATGATGTCGTTAAAACTTTCCTTGGGCCGCGGGAGATGAACGGTGCACGAACTTCACCCTGACCTACTTTGGCTCGGCGGGTCACTCGATCTGCAAGATTTTCGTTCTTTGTTTGATGTGGGCATCAACGCCGTGATGGATATTGCTTTCGAAGAACCGCCCGCTCGGCTTCCGCGGCAATTGCTTTACTTGCGATTCCCACTTAACGACGGCGGGGGCAATGATTCGACAACGCTTCGCTTCGCGGTTCAATCGCTTGTTGACCTTCTTCACACCGGCACCCGCACTATCGTTGCGTG from Rubripirellula amarantea includes the following:
- a CDS encoding SDR family NAD(P)-dependent oxidoreductase produces the protein MEPIPTYIVTGATRGIGRAVAITLAARGFNVVAVGRSKDLLESLAETCGSFITTVNADLATNDGIEKLAASVASKSDIDGIVHAAGSLVPLEPFDKIDSNELAEHFRIHVGVPIAIFKSLKRNHVIERMLFIDSYSASTARFGWGAYSVVKAAAQMSARCAAQELSETRTIRAYPGAVNTQIVEAVLASDTETAATFSSMLERGEFAEPEEVARFLVALLVDVPDELLCSRDAFDYNNSADRADAYSHLRD
- a CDS encoding protein-tyrosine phosphatase family protein, which codes for MHELHPDLLWLGGSLDLQDFRSLFDVGINAVMDIAFEEPPARLPRQLLYLRFPLNDGGGNDSTTLRFAVQSLVDLLHTGTRTIVACSAGMSRSPTIAAYALACYLDITPAMAIQRIATIKALEIKSQLWSDLADVYPSVRRPTW